From one Sciurus carolinensis chromosome 9, mSciCar1.2, whole genome shotgun sequence genomic stretch:
- the Lnp1 gene encoding leukemia NUP98 fusion partner 1, protein MEHKDDEDDDVSFAKWMSSFWGHSWREEDDRGLREHHRPQDASYRKTSLPCPFPMLPRMTSCDHQPRRHSHEDQKFRNCTHMRYYRKCSVDGSLKESLESKGSSHSKIQEFSESFEQQLCIKTKRSVSLGPESRKERNEKECLRMEIRSRKKLEDRRSSAKEEHQKASVTPLVEKGSK, encoded by the exons ATGGAGCACAAagatgatgaggatgatgatgtGTCTTTTGCCAAATGGATGAGCAGCTTCTGGGGTCACAGCTGGAGAGAGGAGGATGACAGAGGACTCCGGGAACACCACCGACCACAAGATGCCAGCTACAGGAAaacctccctgccctgccca TTTCCTATGCTTCCCAGAATGACATCATGTGACCACCAACCTCGAAGGCATTCTCATGAGGATCAGAAATTCCGAAACTGCACTCACATGCGGTATTACAGGAAATGCTCAGTGGATGGATCACTCAAGGAGTCACTGGAATCAAAAGGAAGTTCTCATTCCAAAATTCAGGAGTTTTCAGAGTCCTTTGAACAGCAACTGTGCATTAAAACCAAACGCTCTGTCTCTTTG GGACCTGAGagcagaaaggagagaaatgagaaagaatgtcTGAGGATGGAGATAAGATCCCGCAAGAAGCTAGAGGACAGAAGGAGCTCAGCCAAGGAAGAACACCAAAAGGCATCCGTGACCCCCCTGGTTGAAAAAGGGTCCAAGTAG